A region of the Haematobia irritans isolate KBUSLIRL chromosome 5, ASM5000362v1, whole genome shotgun sequence genome:
tttccttcaagtgtgaggcaaggaaggttgccccccccccgttcataaccttcccccactgcctttttaaatttcaagaaaacttaagatttttttttcagttttaaaggaggtcctcctccccgaccaaatatcgaaaagtgatgtagcttaTCTTTtgcaaacgtcccagaaaatgccaagcaaattataagcccaaatTTCAAACAGCAAGGCAAGGGGCGtccaaattagaggtgtgcacatgagtaatattttactcacgctcacgcatactcacgacggaaaatcttactcacgcacgatattgtttggtaggactcacactcacgcacactcacgaaaagaaaatttgtactcacgcacactcaagcacgaaaatgtcgtgactcacgaaaaataccgtgacacaCGGAAAATGTAGTGACtcccgaacaattttttgaataatttaccttagcgacgtgtgtGAAAACCTGAGCATTataaaaatcgagagcgttattacactcttaacatcccaggtgtcactaaaattgtaaatgaatttaactcttaagcgttttatgttggtgagcgggattattttcgtgagcgtaaatctttactcacgcacattcacgaagataatattttcgtgactcacgcacgacattttggtttgttaatcatgcTCACGCCGTTGCTATGAtcgtttcgtgagtcacgacaatttcgtgtcacgtgcacacctctagtccaaatatcaaaaataaggtatcaaatattaatatcgtaacctctccccagtcctctgtaaatttcaagtaacttggtaacgtttaattgtttctctgtatgtacttaagagaagcggatgtctccctattcccttttatttttccccgagcaaatattaaaaaatcaggaacctgatataaatttcataacctcacccattttttccgtaatatTTCAgtcggggagtttagttttgttttcactgtactttaaaaaagtcgggcaaagggaagGTCCCACTCCGcgtccaaatatcaaaaaataatgtatcggatctttgtctagatgccaatcccaaccttcaatgaaattttcaagcaaatcgcataattttattccaagtttcaaaaggtAGGGGAAGAagtaggtccccctccccgtctacATATGAACCCATCAGCTATCCCATATTAATTTCGTAACCTCACCGCATAATTGAGAGAATCTTATTTTTTCACtgttctttaaaaaaagtcgaacaaatatcgaaatataaagtagcggatctttgtctagatgccaaccttcaatgaacatttcaaggaaatcggtcaactttggtccaattttcaaaaagtccgacaaaggggagatccacctccgcgaccaggtgccaaaaatgaggtaccctattttcactacgtgagcgccccctacgatctctgaaagtttcaagtaaatcggttcagccgtttccgagcCTGCCcgaaacatacaaataaacaaacatactttgaattttatatacatagattttgtcaaaaatttatttctatagaaaatgttgttaaaattttatttctatagagaattttgttaaaattttatttctatagaaattttgtcaaaattttatttctttagaaaattttgtcaaaatgttatttctatagaaaattttgtcaaaattttatttctacagaaaattttgttaaaattttgtttctatagaaaatattgtcaaaattttatttctatagaaaattttgttgaaattttatttctatagaacattttgttaaaattttatttctatagaaaatgttgtcaaaattttatttctttagaaaattttgtcaaattttttttctatagaaaattttgttaaaattttatttctatagaaaattttgttaaaattttatttctatagaaaatattgttaaaattttatttctatagaaaatattgttaaaattttatttctatagagaattttgttaaaattttatttctgtagagaattttgttaaaattttatttctatagataattttgtcaaaatgttatttctatagaaaattttgttaaaattttatttctatagaaaattttgtcaaaattttatttctttagaaaattttatttatatagaaaattttgttaaaattttatttctatagaaaatattcttaaaattttatttctatagaaaattttcttaaaaatgtatttctgtagagaatttttttaaaattttatttctatagaaaattttgtcaacattttatttctatagaaaattttatcaaaattttatttctatagagaattttgttaaaattttatttctatagaaaattttgtcaaaattttatttctatagaaaattttcttaaaaatttatttctatagagaattttgttaaaattttatttctatagataattttgttaacattttatttctatagaaaattttgtcaaaattttatttctatagaaaaacttgtcaaaattttatttctatagaatattttgtcaacattttatttctatagaatatattgtcaacattttatttctatagaaaattttgttaaaattttatttctatagagaattttgctaaaattttatttctatagaaaattttgttaaaaatttacttctatagagaattttattaaaattttatttctatagaaaattttgtcaacattttagttctatagaaaattttgtcaaaattttatttctatagaaaattttgtcaaaattttatttctatagaaaattttgtcaaaattttatttctatagagaattttgtcaaaattttatttctatagaaaattttgttatttctatagaaagttttgtcaaaattttatttctatagaaaattttgtcaaaagtttatttctatagaaaattttgttaaaaatttatttctatagagaattttgttaaaattttatttctatagaaaattttgtcaaaattttatttctatagaaaattttgttaaaattttatttatatagaaaattttgttaaaattttatttctatagagaattttgttaaaagtttatttctatcgaaaattttgtcaaaattttatttctatagaaaattttgtcaaaattttatttctatagaaaattttgtcaaaattttatttctatagaaaatgttgtcaacattttatttccatagaaaattttttcaatttgttatttctatagaaaatattaatcacagaaattatactaTCGTTTCTATtcacgaaaaaaaatggaattcccATTTTGGGCAAGGATCCCAAATAcggtactggcaacactgttaatTATACTCTACCACTGTTGCTGTATATGTTGGCTCagaaagtgaaaatttaagccCAAGGTCGTCAGTAGAATAGATTCAATGATATCTCACCCAACTTTAAGCAGAGTGGTTATGTCATTTAAGTTCGAACTTTGACCCAAGATGTACGAAATAGATTGGAATTTTAttgaataatatttattgaataTTCTGTAGAGAATATTCAATGAACAGTGGAAcggtttaaaatattattcgagATCTTCTTAGTTTGGAAAACTTTAGGTATTGTGATTTTTTataattgcactgaaaaaaatattgtcgtgaagtcaaagatttcatgtctttaaaatacgaatacaaattttgcttagcatagaagacgcatttctctaaaatgaagttattttccttgtccaaaagtcgataaacttttcaatgaagtcgtattgtccttaaaactaagtgatttgacttaaaaatgggtatcttaacatgaaagaaaaaatttataggctaaggtcaacttgactttaataattcagaaaaattctttaaatttaatgaaattgtctttaaatttgttgtctttttgcatcttgactacaaagcaaaaaatcgttcaaatataggacatgtttttcaaaactttattttaatgaagttttttacttcaaacatagcataatttctactggaagtcgagtcctaatttgtaaaataaagttgccgttaactcgtttttaaaggactttgatatcatatgaagaaaaaaagctgagaaagcgaaaaattaaaatttacttcctagaagcaagtaaacAAAACctgaatttaaaagagaattgtgtcttaaaagtatccttacttgtattctccgcttctttggctcggaatcaataccaaattttttaaagtaaagacaaagtctttggaaccgagtatgcttttttttcagtgtagtgttaCTCACCATAGTATGGTTAAGGgggctataataagtttgtcattcctggtaacacaacgaaatatcgatataggaatatttaaattattattgatcagggagaaattctaagacgatataatcatgtccgtccgtctgtctgctgtaatcactttacagccttcaataatgacacTATCGTCCTGAgagatttggcacagattcgtttattGTTCGTAGGTAgatcaatttcaaataaaatttggtcaaaataggtCCAGTAGTTTTTGCGTTTATCTATCACGAACATACACGtcatattttgtatatataaagaagagattatttacttatttcattataattgtgttcaaataattatttctcgaataaattgtaatttttcttcttcGTCAAAAccaattgaatttgaatttagcatttaCCACCTCCGTCTATGTCCAGTTTCTTGCTtccattgacaaaaaattaagatttaatcAAATACTCTCCAGTCCAGAGAGGAAATGGAATCTTTTTCGAGTCTAGTAACATATTGGATATTATATCATGCTGAAATCATAAAaagatatttcttttatttactaCAGAACATTTTAGAAGTTCGCCTCCACCTTATAGGGACATGAATGATTGACATTCGTATATTGGCCGATCATATCATATACACGCTGAAAAGTTTTAAATCTTTTACGATTTGCCATAAATGCACATGCATCCCAGGTACTGTTAAGAGGCACAATGTGTTGTCCATACTTTGTGATATAATGAAATTCAATGTGGACCAAACAATTGGTAACTGGCAATTGAAATAGTTTTAGATAAAAGGATAACTGGGGTTCTTGTTTTCGAGATCATGTGAGGTTGCAGTACTCGAAATTTCCAAAATCCTTGACAAGCATTGTGCACTTACTCCATGCGTCTGTCATTTTTTATATCACCTAGAAATGACATTGGGAATGtggaaaataaattgtgaaagttCAGGGAGATTTGTAAAAGAAATCCAATAACAATACCTCTTGACAAAAAAGTcccaataataaataaatcacaatatgtttgaacacacattttacatgaaagaaaaataacaAACTATTTTTGACTACAATGTAACGATGACTGAATACAATTATCGATTGGATGGAAACAATTATGGCGCTCTATTATCAAAtagataaaaatacttttttcaataatatCCTAATAATTGTTGTTAACCTCTttatggagtttttttttttttaatatcagtgttgccagtatttttggtGACTCTTGTCCCCAAACTGTGATGCTGTCGTTCTCATTAATCTCCAATTCAAATtgaaattcctaaaaaaaacatttttttttcaaatagatgaaaaatacttttttcaataatatCCTAATAATTGTTGTTAACCTCTTtatgaagtttttttgttttaaatatcagtgttgccagtatttttggtGACATTTGTCCCCAAACTGTGACGCTGCCGTTCTCATTAATTtccaattcaaattaaaattcttcaaaataaaaattcccaaaaaattttggactTGAAAACCAGGCAACAGGTGATCGAAATATTGATAGATACGGACGCTCTGTATCCAGAATATTAATTTATGGGTATAAAGAAACTTTGAATTTTTATCTTAGGAAAATTGCCTtctaaatgctcgagaaataGAACTGGGATATCGGTTAGCAAGGACATATGTACGAACCAAAATTTACTGCTAAAGACAAAAGGAATAAAATGGGGTGATAGATCAGTATAAAAgcttcattaaaaatttgcgGATGTGGATCATcatctttatatttaatttatttttgtaggataTATGATCCACATCAGTTTTGTATGCATGCATGGGACAATATTTTCGCGCGAATCCCACCAAAATGATTTCACAATAGTAGAAATATGTCTTGGTCAAGAAATGTAAAATAGGGGTTGggtccacggttgccacagttggtggaattctaccaaaaatggtagattttttactgttttgtagattagtagtattcttgattttttggtagattttctaaaattttcctaactcactaaatgttggaaaaatttgctatagaaataaaattttgataaaattttctatagaaataaactttgacaaaattatctatagaaaaaaaattttgacaaaattttccatagaaataattttttgacaaaattatctatagaaaaaaaatttgacaaaattttctatagaagttaaattttgacaaaattttctatagaaataaaattttgacaaaattttccatagaaataaaattttgacaaaattttccagagaattacaattttgacaaaattttctatagaaataaaattttggcaaaattttctatagaagttaaaatttgacaaaattttcaatggaagttacattttgacaaaatttccatagaatttaaatgttgacaaaattttccagcgatataaaattttgacaaaattttctatagaagttaaactttgacaaaattttctatagaaataaaattttgacaaaattttccagagaattaaaattttgacaaaattttctatagaaataaaattttgacaaaattttctatagaaataaaattttggcaaaattttctatagaaataaaattttgacaaaattttccagagaaataaaattttgacaaaattttccagagaaataaaatattgacaaaatttccatagaagttaaatgttgacaaaattttctatagaaatgaaaatttgacaaaactattaaccgcaaaaatttgataaaacactGCAAAATAAGACGTTTCTATTTGGAagtgttttggtaaaaattaaaaaaaaaaattggtagattatttttggctcgagtggcaatcgtggttGGGTCCCCAATTTAAAATCCTGtctctacccagcaaaaattctcattacccggtaatcttgtaggtaagcctgtttaaaaatgaataaccacttattaattggcatcgctccggattacatttacatacgcatgtcctaggaggcaagtacttctccccaggcatacctttggccatgaaataattagtgcttttaaagcatataatcacctaatatgtaatcacttattcgtagatataccaaagtttgcaaaatatccacttattgtctcaggcaaccaaatctcgaaaatattgacttctctagccgattacaatggatcaaaatatggcgagtaatgctttaatatgaacattacttgaatagaaacgaatattgtagaaataaacaaaaatataacaaatcatctaaataagattacaggcaaattaatttcacagttaaaatagaaataaatgttgtcgTTTAAGGGAGTTAGATTCACATAATGTTCGAaacctactaaaagtggattttatatatcccttttataaggcaaatgacagttgaaatctagtgaagtcgattttgaaagtgtaatgtgaatgaggtataataaagcatttattttaaacataggtaatgtcattaatttaaaacacaattattatgaaatattcgtgaagaatattccttaacggaaaaatcttcagaattaccgttacataatggtaccatcatttattctattttattaagtcattaacaaCCAAATGCaatacattttgagaatatcaattcgaaaattaccgagaagtatttattattgtcattacaagttagtcattataactcaccgcaatgtaatgcaatgtgtaatgacagctttactcctggtaatgtaaattgtaatgagatgtggttacctagtttttgctgggtaataataataaagcatttatttaaaacatagtatggtaatgtcattaatttaaaacacaattattatgaaatattcgtgaagaatattccttaacggaaaaatcttcagaattaccgttacataacatattctttttgagtttttttaaatgctcaataatgtgaataattatacttaatggtaccatcatttattctattttattaagtcattaacaaCCAAATGCaatacattttgagaatatcaattcgaaaattaccgagaagtatttattattgtcattacaagttagtcattataactcaccgcaatgtaatgcaatgtgtaatgacagctttactcctggtaatgtaaattgtaatgagatgtggttacctagtttttgctgggtaatgctCTATTTACACTATCCGTCAATctattgaaattggaaatttttatttcaagcgAATATCTTTTTCGTTTAACCCTTTCGCTACTGAAGTAAATATGTTaggaactttaatttttcttctgctttTACTTAAACTAACAGCTTgtagaaaaattgtttaattttgaggacctacctcaattagtTCAAGAGCTCATAACTGagcacttgattcttgaattgtgattaAATAGCATTATGGAGATAAGCGATATTTGGCCTATTATATTTATCATTTTGTTAGaaaagatacaaaaaaaaaaaatccggaaAAATATTAGCTTGCAGTtcttgtatgaatgtccatttaccaaagacatacagtagaaaaatagactcaaaatttcgtatttttataccctccaccataggatggggggatattaactttgtcattccgtttgtaacacatcgaaatattgctctaaccccataaagtattctgagtcgtggtgaaattctgagtcgatctgagcatgtccgtccgtccgtctgttgaaatcacgctaacttccgaacgaaacaagctatcgccttgaaacttggcacaagtagttgttattgatgtaggtcggatggtattgcaaatgggccatattggtccccttttacgtatagcccccatataaacggatccccaaatttggcttgcgattgctctaagagaagaagaatttcatccgatccggctgaaatttggtacatggtgttagtatattgtctctaacaaccatgcaaaaattggtccacatcggtcaataattatatatagcccccatataaaccgatcaccagctttgacctccggagcctcttggaagatcaaaattcatctgattcagttgaaatttggtacgttgtgttaatatatggcctcaaacaaccatgcaaaaattggtcgaaatcggtcaataattatatatagggtacatatatacttgtttcttttagtgttaaagaagtttataaaaatgcattttagtgctcaccagtATAAGAAacgtttatagcttatttagattaaagcccctatattaaaataacattgagaaataaatcgaaactaagtgggaaaatagattttgttgtcgttttcgaatgtcctcctaagtgGACAATGGTAGTCGAAGGTTTAAAAGTTtgcttgatttcaatagactggTAGAAGAGACCACACAGAAGAGagtaaatattttcttctttaaccactaaattaattgatccaattaatatttaattgaaatttcatgaatcacataataaaaaattaaaattactgcACAAGTTCATCATTAACTGCAATACAATCCAAATTCAATTAGTTTGTCATTAGGGAATACATACTGACCCATAGTTTAAAATtattccattataaaatcattaATTCGAAGTACACGATACTTTGCTTATATGTCCATTGACTatcaaaaatctatatatagaaTCGGATagaactcattgataagagagagagagagagagagatagagggACAGAGTGTTGAAAACATGAGTACTCACA
Encoded here:
- the LOC142239534 gene encoding uncharacterized protein LOC142239534, encoding MTDAWKPQLSFYLKLFQLPVTNCLVHIEFHYITKYGQHIVPLNSTWDACAFMANRKRFKTFQRVYDMIGQYTNVNHSCPYKHDIISNMLLDSKKIPFPLWTGEYLIKS